The genomic stretch ATTGAGGAATAATCATCTCCAGCACCAAATTGttcaaaaattgtcaaataATAACATTGGCGTAGAGCGTGGTTGACAGAGACATTACCAACTACGCCCCCGCCTTTCCAATAAGATCTTCTTGAATTCCATACATATATGAATGAACCGCATAactatttttttgcctttgtctTTTTCTTACCATTACAGATacattccataacttttaatatACTAACATTTATGGTAACTATTTTTTACTTCTATGCAGACTATGACTTAATATACAATATTTTACTCCTTGACATTGGACTAACCTCTATATGGAAGTTAGGCggctgaatttgaaaatctagtaattcaacaaTGGAAAAACTGGTCAAGGTTTGGCGCCTTCATTATTAGATTTTAGCATTACCctatcagaaattcttttgAGGTTGAGCTTcagtaacaaaaacaaccaatTGATTGAGATACACTGTtgaaaaattggtcaataacattgattgtctaaaccataccgagcaaccaatcactacccttcttccccagcacagccgacactacaATATACAACCTATCTGACTTTGGaaatgatttgttgttgttgttttacttgcTCTAGTGCACAGAAATTTAGTCTTTATTATATGAGGCGTCATCCACAAATTGCGTAAGAACTTTTTCCAAAGTTTTTGACTTCCTCTCCCCTTACAATGGGGCTTAGTGAGATTTGGCATTATCCACCTCCCGACGAATTTTACGTAAGATTTTCTTTTTCtggaaaaattgttttaaaaaaaaattttttacatatggcGCATTCgttgagaataaaaataaaacaagttaACCAATTCAGTTAAAATGTTGATAAAGTTAATTAAACTAAGAATTAAGTGTACGAAGTAAAGTACATAAACATATAATAACCCAGCAAAGGTAAATTCACGCTTTTCCAAGGTTCAACTCTCAAAATCTCAGCGAGAAAtaaatcatttattttattttttttattttgtaagttttgtTTATATGTTAAATTTTTCAGCCTTACGTAAGATTTTCTCGAATCCCTCTGTCCCCTATGTAAGCATTCGTTAGAAATTTGGATAATGAGTTTGAGTTTTATCCGTTTaatgtgaaacaatttctaATCTGAGGATTCccgcttgaatcgttctggtctgcAATTTAAATAGTGTCGTTTAGTTTCCTGTTTACTGAAAAAGGAAATTTACTacattaaaatttgtttttggcaGTACGTATAAAGGTTGTTCTAATTCTAATATGTATGAAGCGAAGGCGCCAATATAAAAGAGTTTCATCTGTTCATTTGGCATGAATTATTGACGTCTCAGCATTTGTAAATGCACTGTACtccgtctactatttgtttCAATGGAATAATAAAATACCATAGTCTAACGTCATGCGATCGTGTCTTGGACACCgctctcctacttttttttattagatGGAATTTTACCGATGAATTGGAATTAAGAATTAGGATTTTTAGACTGTTTGCGTTTTATTGAATTCTAGTGAATTTTGCCtacatttatgaaaaattcgCACTACGGAATGTTATGATCTTGTATAAGAtagaaaaaatgaatttaagGATGTattgtttgtatcttatttctTATATAATTGTTTTGAAGTATCGATGGTACATTGGTGTATATTTGTACAGGTTATGTCTTTTGGGGTTGTTTATGATAATATTGTTTCCAATAGCGTTAAATAACATTGATTACCGGTAACATGGATTGCCAAGCTTCTGAGTTTTTCTGATggaaaaatgcgaaaatttgTAAGTgaatcacggtgctcccacagaccgttattataaaatataatgcaccaaagaatcttaGTACTTGAtttgattcgttatgacgtccagaatctctggtcaaaatttcaaaatcatcgtacgatacatttttgagtaatgcccttttgaaggtcgtgaggtacaaaaaagtgatacaaaaacgacgaaatacttattataAAGCACGTATTTagccaccattttatgaaataacttccaaaatagtttttacacattcaaagggttatatttcaagacattaataaggccgttacagattttattttcattttatgtcaccccccttcaaaattcttgaatattggaaggggaagaaaaaaaaactcaaaccgttttgttaattttattggttttccgacagcataaatgctttatttaacaacaaacaagtccagtgacagcgagagtgccGTCAAAtaacaagcgaaataaataataataacaaaaaaatgttattttgcaacatttatttgagtgcaagttacaaacgtcataacttgcacacaaactttgatcaaagatatttcttttttttcgtctcggtgttatttatttttgccaCCCCTTTTGCCAACTTTGATAACctcggacataaaaagaattcgaaatttgtaccAGCCTAATTGgtgaaaaaatttatttgaaaatcccacagtgcacagtggccTAAACTCGAATAAacgaataaaattgattttatgtactcaatgtcttcagcaaaattgttttatagaacaaggccttacttttggcgtttctagtttttcgatcaatccacctaacagttggataaaaaaaatattttttctaattttcaatataccagatagctttcttcagcaaagttgtggaaaattttaaaagaaaaacaatttctgAATAATGTGATAtgctatctgtacgttggacacgacaaaatagagttttttgtggaacacctctcctcaaaattagttttttgtctataattttgtctgtaatggtcaaaacaatgcaaaatgttttaagatttcattcattcaactaagattcactcaagactttataaaattcattgttttgacaataatagaaaaagttatagacaaataactgattttaaagagaaatgttctacaaaaaactctatttcgtcgtgtccaacgtacagataggacatcgtaGTGTTCGGCAATTGTTTATCTTTTAAaaatttccacaactttgctgaaggaagctatctggtacattgaaaattagaaaaaaatatttattttatctaactgttaggtggattgatcgaaaaactaaaaacgccaaaagtaaggccttgttctatgaaacaattttgctgaagacattgagtacataaaatcaatttttcgcagTCAAATCTAGGTGAtcacgatttttagaatttagaccactgtgcactgtgggatttccaaatgaatcttttcaccaattgttcatgtcttgaaatataacccttggaatgtgtagaaactattttggaagttatttcatgaaatggtggttgaaaacgagctttacaataagtatttcgtcgtttttatatcacttttttgttctttacgaccttcaaaggGGCATTaggtactcaaaaatgtaccgtacgatgattttgaaattttgaccagagattctggacgtcataacgaaccgaatggtgtactcagattctttggtgcattttttttataataacggtctgtgggagcaccgtggaatgcgatattatatatataattaGATTAGTATATATAATGAGATATATATTTAGACACTTGTCTGTAACATAGTTTAGGGATTTGTACGAAGTAACGACTTTCTTTGACAAACTTCGCTATCGACAGTAACTGTAAAGGATAACTGGTCAGACATATATAGTAGTTTGGAATTATGCGAAAGACTCGTGACATATGTTTTACatgaattttcaaaattgaGGTCTTTGTTCTATGATTGTAAGTTATAGTTTTTAAAACACAAAATATTAATGATGATGtggtacagtcaggttttttttacgcgggttgcttttttCAATTACTCAAATACgctacaagatatcgacctcattccaatcacgtttttcgttttaggacaaaagtgatcatatatcaattttcaagaaaaaatcacaatttttggtgtaaatactgaaagtTTATAATGCTGCATTTTGGTCTTTAGATTGATCACTATCATATTCAGTCAAAGTTCAAACGTTTTGGGACAGTTTTCTACgttattttttcaactcaaCTTAGTATTTTTTTACCGCGGTTCCATATTAATTTTAAACGTATCCCTCGCGTGAAAAAAACTGACTGTAGTAGTTACTTTATTTCTTCTATACAATTCCATGATTTAAACATTAACAGAGGTTGTTAATAACAGTATTTTAGAATATCTAAACAACAAGTTAGGGTGTAAAATAAAGGCAGCAATTTATTGAGCATCTTTCATCACTTCACAAGGAGAACCATTGATACAGACCTTAAGACTAGATTTGGCTTCGTTAAGAGTTGATTTTGCAATTCGAGCAGCAAAACTTTCGCGCATTTCTGGCGGTAGTTATAAAAAATTCACTTCATACACTCTCTGTGAATTCACATCCACAGTGTTCCGATCGTGATTGTTGTTGTTACTATTGTTGTTACTATCACTGTTGTCCGTAATGGGGCCACTATCGAACAAACTATAAGTGGTGGCATCTGATCCTCTTTCCAGTAGATCACTTAACGCATTGATGTAGGTTTGTGCCATCTGCAGAGTTTCGAATTTGGACAGTTTGTGATCTGGTCCAAGTGTAGGGACGATTTCACGGAGCCTATCGAAAGCGACATTCAAACTGTTCATTCGTTTGCGTTCTCGTGCATTTGCTGCCAAACGTCGCTTTTTCAGAACGGTTGGGCTGGGAGGTGTAGTAGGCTTTTCAAGCGAATTTTTACACTCTGGTTTGGCAACTTTACCGCTCCGTCGATTGCCACTCGACCGCTTACCTTTGCCACTGATCTCTCGAACGGGCTGTTTATTTACGTCACTTGTTAAATCGGGAGCAACAAGTTGATGATTTTCGACTTCCAACAGCCTTTGATCCAAATAGTAATCATCTTGTAAAGGTACAACCG from Wyeomyia smithii strain HCP4-BCI-WySm-NY-G18 chromosome 3, ASM2978416v1, whole genome shotgun sequence encodes the following:
- the LOC129731312 gene encoding uncharacterized protein LOC129731312; its protein translation is MNHYSTTVGLNRLSGYGLALMDSYLPNYSADTSLYRSFSSSGGDTSPSFTGRDGTCVNYGLSSFTEMVIDSENFVSVVPLQDDYYLDQRLLEVENHQLVAPDLTSDVNKQPVREISGKGKRSSGNRRSGKVAKPECKNSLEKPTTPPSPTVLKKRRLAANARERKRMNSLNVAFDRLREIVPTLGPDHKLSKFETLQMAQTYINALSDLLERGSDATTYSLFDSGPITDNSDSNNNSNNNNHDRNTVDVNSQRVYEVNFL